A part of Lacibacter sp. H407 genomic DNA contains:
- a CDS encoding alpha-L-fucosidase produces MHRRTLLKQLAASVPAVWLAQHADAAAFFSSDDLHIAEGPFQPNWDSLQQYKTPEWYRNAKFGIWAHWGPQCEPEFGDWYAREMYMEGNGKYKYHVEKYGHPSEFGFKDVINKWKAELWNPEELLELYKNAGAKYFMALANHHDNFDLYNSKYHQWNSTKIGPKKDLVGGWAKAARKQGLHFGVSVHAAHAWSWYETAQRADKNGPKAGVPYDGKLTKKDGKGKWWEGLDPQELYAQNHALSKESNDNAVIHAQWDWAAGVSVPDKAYCDKFFKRTIDLIDQYDPDVVYFDDTVLPLYPISDVGLKIAAHMYNKSIKTKGSLQAVINGKILNEQQRKCMVWDIERGQSNSIEPLPWQTDTCIGSWHYNKPVFDNHRYKSAKTVIHTLVDVVSKNGNLMLSVPVKGNGTIDSDERKIVEEIGRWMKANSESIYDTRPWTVFGEGPALENTAPLSAQGFNEGKGKPMEAQDIRFVVKGDVLYATVMGWPENGKVLIKNLGSDNQHYKKKINKVELLSTKQSLSFEQTAEGLLVSFPENRPAEFYANALKIIS; encoded by the coding sequence ATGCACCGTAGAACCTTACTGAAGCAATTAGCTGCTTCTGTTCCTGCAGTATGGCTGGCACAACATGCCGATGCTGCAGCTTTCTTTTCATCCGATGATCTGCACATTGCAGAAGGACCTTTTCAGCCCAACTGGGATTCATTGCAGCAATACAAAACACCCGAGTGGTACAGGAATGCAAAGTTTGGCATCTGGGCACATTGGGGACCGCAGTGCGAACCTGAGTTTGGCGATTGGTATGCACGGGAAATGTACATGGAAGGAAACGGCAAATACAAGTATCATGTAGAGAAGTATGGCCATCCTTCGGAGTTTGGTTTTAAAGATGTGATCAACAAATGGAAAGCAGAATTGTGGAATCCGGAAGAGTTACTGGAGTTATATAAAAATGCAGGTGCGAAATATTTCATGGCGCTGGCTAATCATCATGATAATTTCGATTTGTACAACAGTAAATATCATCAATGGAATTCAACCAAAATCGGACCGAAGAAGGATTTAGTTGGAGGTTGGGCCAAAGCTGCACGCAAACAGGGTTTGCATTTTGGTGTGAGTGTACATGCAGCACATGCATGGAGTTGGTACGAAACTGCACAACGAGCTGATAAGAATGGACCGAAAGCCGGTGTTCCATACGATGGCAAACTCACGAAGAAAGATGGCAAAGGAAAATGGTGGGAAGGATTGGATCCGCAGGAATTGTATGCACAAAATCATGCATTGAGTAAAGAGAGTAATGACAATGCGGTAATACATGCACAGTGGGATTGGGCTGCAGGTGTGAGCGTGCCGGATAAAGCATACTGTGACAAGTTTTTCAAACGCACGATTGATCTTATTGATCAATATGATCCGGATGTAGTTTATTTCGATGATACAGTATTGCCTTTATATCCCATTAGTGATGTTGGGTTGAAGATCGCTGCACATATGTATAACAAAAGTATCAAAACAAAAGGATCACTGCAGGCTGTTATTAACGGAAAAATCTTGAATGAGCAGCAACGCAAATGCATGGTGTGGGATATTGAACGTGGACAAAGCAACAGCATTGAACCATTGCCCTGGCAAACCGATACTTGTATCGGCAGCTGGCATTACAACAAACCGGTGTTCGATAATCATCGGTACAAATCTGCTAAAACAGTCATTCATACGTTGGTAGATGTAGTGAGTAAAAATGGTAACCTGATGTTGAGTGTGCCTGTAAAAGGGAATGGTACGATCGACAGTGATGAACGAAAAATTGTTGAAGAGATCGGCCGTTGGATGAAAGCCAACAGTGAAAGCATTTACGATACAAGACCTTGGACTGTTTTTGGTGAAGGCCCTGCATTGGAGAACACAGCGCCTCTATCGGCACAAGGTTTTAATGAAGGAAAAGGCAAGCCCATGGAAGCTCAGGATATCCGTTTTGTGGTGAAAGGCGATGTATTGTATGCAACGGTAATGGGCTGGCCGGAGAATGGAAAAGTGTTGATTAAAAATCTTGGCAGCGACAATCAACATTACAAAAAGAAAATTAACAAGGTCGAACTACTGAGTACAAAACAATCGCTCTCGTTTGAACAAACAGCAGAAGGTTTGCTGGTGAGCTTTCCGGAGAACAGACCTGCTGAGTTTTATGCAAATGCATTGAAAATAATTTCATGA
- a CDS encoding family 43 glycosylhydrolase — MMKRFLLLIVLFAFAASVATAQSNTVPKPLFDDPIYHGAADPVIIYNKAKKKWWMFYTNRLASIEDSTVQWVHGTRIGIAESKDGVNWKYVDTANINYRPDIGYTHWAPDVIEHNGTYHMYLTYVPGTFKDWNHPRVIVHLTSKDLLNWNYQSTLKLVNEKVIDASVYKINDTTFRMWYNNEKDGKSIYYADSKDLYNWVDKGKAIAARGEGPKTFYWQGKYFMIVDAWKGMEVYSSTDLLNWNKQSKRILEEPGKGKDDQAIGGHCDVIVNKDGRAFVYYFTHPGRSKANPAAKGSFDEKRSVIQVAELKYVNGEVVCDRDEPIAGTKKGVKIL; from the coding sequence ATGATGAAACGATTCCTGTTGTTGATAGTATTGTTTGCATTTGCAGCAAGTGTTGCTACTGCACAAAGCAATACCGTTCCAAAACCATTGTTCGATGATCCCATCTACCACGGCGCTGCCGATCCCGTCATCATCTACAACAAAGCCAAAAAGAAATGGTGGATGTTCTACACCAACCGTCTTGCATCAATTGAAGATTCAACCGTGCAATGGGTGCATGGTACACGCATTGGCATTGCAGAAAGTAAAGATGGCGTAAATTGGAAATACGTTGATACAGCAAACATCAACTATCGTCCGGATATTGGATACACACATTGGGCGCCTGATGTAATTGAACACAACGGCACTTATCACATGTATCTCACCTATGTACCGGGCACATTCAAAGACTGGAATCATCCGAGAGTGATTGTTCATTTAACCAGCAAGGATCTACTCAACTGGAACTATCAATCAACATTGAAGTTGGTGAACGAAAAAGTTATTGATGCGTCGGTATATAAGATCAACGATACAACGTTCCGCATGTGGTACAATAACGAGAAAGATGGTAAGAGTATCTATTATGCAGATAGCAAAGACCTGTACAACTGGGTAGATAAAGGCAAAGCCATTGCAGCACGAGGCGAAGGACCAAAAACTTTTTATTGGCAGGGAAAATATTTTATGATCGTTGATGCATGGAAAGGAATGGAAGTCTATTCATCCACTGATCTGTTAAACTGGAACAAACAAAGCAAACGAATACTCGAAGAACCCGGCAAAGGAAAAGATGACCAGGCGATTGGCGGACATTGTGATGTGATCGTAAATAAAGATGGTCGTGCATTTGTGTATTACTTCACTCATCCCGGAAGAAGCAAAGCCAATCCTGCAGCCAAAGGTTCGTTTGATGAGAAGCGAAGTGTGATACAGGTAGCAGAATTAAAATATGTAAATGGTGAAGTTGTCTGCGACAGGGATGAACCGATTGCAGGTACTAAAAAAGGAGTAAAGATCTTATGA
- a CDS encoding glycoside hydrolase family 28 protein: protein MKQVIALICLFVVASVATAQEYIITNYGVSNDSTKLQTAAIQNVIDKAEANGGGTIVIPKGVYLTGALFFKPKTKLLIQEGAKLKGSDHIDNYPMIPSRMEGRSIYYYAALINAYHVDSFQINGPGTIDGNGLKYWEYFWFYRDSVQKTGRSATNLEVHRPRLLFIWGSNNVTIKDVKLHNSGFWTTHLYECNDVLIENCDIRSPFKPVKAPSTDGIDIDVCKRVTIRKCYISVNDDAVCIKGGKGPDAHKRGENGVVEDILIEDCVFGESHGTLTFGSESIHARNIVMRNCKMEHNTSILRLKMRPDTYQVYENVRIENITGKCGTIISMAPWTQFYDMGGSNEKPFAIVRNISFSNINVQCKTVGAMQGNPKDTVSNILFKNITATAEKAELKTNYTGITFEHVTVNGVPFNPIKKD, encoded by the coding sequence ATGAAGCAAGTAATCGCATTGATCTGTTTGTTTGTTGTTGCATCTGTTGCAACAGCGCAGGAATATATCATTACCAACTATGGCGTAAGCAACGACAGTACAAAGCTGCAAACAGCCGCTATTCAAAACGTGATTGATAAAGCCGAAGCAAATGGTGGCGGCACCATTGTTATTCCGAAAGGTGTTTATTTAACAGGGGCCTTGTTCTTCAAACCCAAAACAAAATTGTTGATACAGGAAGGAGCCAAGTTGAAAGGTTCGGATCATATTGACAACTATCCAATGATTCCATCACGTATGGAAGGCCGGAGTATTTATTACTATGCAGCACTCATCAATGCCTATCATGTCGACAGTTTCCAGATCAATGGACCGGGTACGATCGATGGCAATGGTCTGAAGTATTGGGAATATTTTTGGTTCTATCGTGACTCTGTACAGAAGACAGGACGTTCAGCAACCAATCTTGAAGTACATCGTCCACGGTTGTTGTTTATCTGGGGTAGCAACAATGTAACTATCAAAGATGTGAAGCTGCATAACTCCGGATTCTGGACAACACATTTGTATGAGTGCAATGATGTACTCATTGAAAACTGTGATATACGTTCGCCATTCAAACCCGTAAAAGCACCGAGCACCGACGGAATTGATATTGACGTTTGTAAACGGGTAACCATCCGCAAATGTTATATCTCCGTGAATGATGATGCGGTGTGTATCAAAGGTGGCAAAGGTCCTGATGCGCACAAGCGTGGCGAGAATGGAGTAGTAGAAGATATTTTAATTGAAGACTGTGTGTTTGGAGAATCGCATGGTACCTTAACATTTGGCAGCGAAAGTATTCATGCACGCAATATTGTGATGCGTAATTGCAAGATGGAACACAATACATCGATCCTGCGTTTGAAAATGCGTCCCGATACTTACCAGGTATATGAAAACGTACGAATAGAGAATATCACAGGCAAATGCGGCACCATCATAAGCATGGCTCCGTGGACGCAGTTCTACGACATGGGTGGCAGTAATGAAAAACCATTTGCTATTGTTCGCAATATCAGTTTCAGCAATATCAACGTGCAATGCAAAACAGTGGGTGCCATGCAAGGCAATCCGAAGGATACGGTTTCAAACATTCTTTTCAAGAACATTACAGCAACGGCAGAGAAAGCTGAGTTGAAAACAAACTATACAGGCATAACATTTGAACATGTAACAGTAAACGGAGTCCCGTTTAACCCAATAAAAAAAGATTGA
- the mgrA gene encoding L-glyceraldehyde 3-phosphate reductase, protein MSYSANEQRYQQMQYRRCGKSGIQLSALSLGLWHNFGDVDDEAVYRKTLHTAFDCGITHFDLANNYGPPPGSAEINFGKILKNDFAAYRDELIISSKAGYYMWPGPYGEWGSKKNLVASLNQSLKRMQLDYVDIFYHHRPDPNTPLEETMTALDLIVRQGKALYVGISNYKSEDAAKAFAILKELGRPCLIHQPKYSMFERWVEKDGLLNVLEANGVGCIPFSPLAQGLLTNKYLKGIPEGSRATKGVFLKQEQITEEVLTKVRALNDIATTRNQSLAQMALAWLLRDERVTSVLIGASSSAQLLDSVACLKNLAFTTDELTTIETILNG, encoded by the coding sequence ATGTCTTACTCAGCAAACGAACAACGTTATCAGCAAATGCAATACCGCCGCTGCGGCAAAAGCGGTATTCAGTTATCAGCACTTTCATTGGGCTTATGGCACAACTTCGGCGATGTAGATGATGAAGCCGTGTATCGTAAAACCTTGCACACTGCTTTTGATTGCGGCATTACCCATTTCGATTTGGCCAATAACTATGGCCCGCCTCCCGGCAGTGCAGAAATTAATTTCGGAAAAATTCTAAAGAATGATTTTGCTGCTTATCGTGATGAGTTGATCATCTCCAGCAAAGCAGGTTATTATATGTGGCCCGGCCCTTATGGTGAGTGGGGCAGTAAGAAAAATTTAGTTGCAAGTTTAAACCAGAGTTTAAAACGCATGCAACTCGATTATGTGGACATCTTTTATCATCATCGTCCCGATCCCAACACGCCTTTGGAAGAAACAATGACAGCATTGGATCTCATCGTTCGCCAGGGAAAGGCTTTGTACGTTGGTATTTCCAATTACAAGAGTGAAGATGCCGCAAAAGCATTTGCTATTTTAAAAGAATTAGGTAGGCCTTGCCTTATTCATCAACCCAAGTATTCCATGTTTGAACGGTGGGTGGAGAAGGATGGATTATTGAATGTACTTGAAGCAAATGGTGTGGGTTGTATTCCTTTCTCTCCATTGGCTCAGGGACTGTTAACCAATAAATATCTCAAAGGAATTCCTGAAGGTTCACGTGCAACAAAAGGCGTGTTTTTAAAACAGGAACAGATCACCGAAGAAGTGTTGACGAAAGTAAGAGCACTCAACGACATTGCCACAACACGCAATCAATCACTGGCACAAATGGCCTTGGCCTGGTTATTAAGAGATGAACGTGTAACATCGGTTCTCATTGGTGCTAGCAGTAGTGCCCAGTTACTTGATTCGGTTGCATGTTTAAAGAACCTTGCTTTTACAACAGATGAATTAACAACAATCGAAACTATTTTAAACGGATAA
- a CDS encoding family 78 glycoside hydrolase catalytic domain, with protein sequence MKKVIFLLLGFQCVFVLTFAQVKVDQLKTENLTNPIGLDVLQPYFSWQLISNQRNVMQTAYEIRVATDAASLTKGDAWKSGKITSDQSIHVPYKGAALQSGKKYYWQVRVYYNKGAASAWSAVANWQMGLLKPTDWKAQWIEPGYTEDKEFAAPLMRKEFSNGKKIKSATAYITAHGLYEAQINGKRVGDAYLTPGWTSYNKRLQYQAYDVTNLLKDGANAIAVTLGDGWYRGNFSFDHRRNIFGKDIALLFQLELMYTDGTTATIASDASWKSSTGAIRSNGIYQGEIFDATKEKNGWTLAGYSDNNWTAVKTANFSKDILVATYNEPIKKHETFATLKVITTPKKEKVIDFGQNLVGWVQLKVKGKAGDTIKVSHAEVLDKNGNFYTENLRSAKAQAVYVLKGNGEEVFEPHFTFFGFRYIKVEGVAAELQPQNFTAVALYSDMQQTGSFTSSDTLINQLQHNIEWGLRGNFVDVPTDCPQRDERMGWTGDAQAFFRTATFLRGVNNFFTKWMKDVSADQIKNGSIPHVIPNVLGEEGWAAGGSAGWADVSTIIPWEMYLVYGDKRILENQYSSMKAWVGYMQSQSTNDLWNKGSHFGDWLFYTMADDNDGNAAITNKYLIAQCFYAYSTQLLINAAKELGKADDVATYTTLLQKIKTAFLKEYTTPNGATMSNTQTSYVLALQFDLFPEELRQQAADRLVNNIKQYGNHLTTGFLGTPYLCHVLSRYGYSDVAYTLLLQKNYPSWLYPVTKGATTIWERWDGIRTNGDFQAITMNSFNHYAYGAIGDWMYRVMVGLDIDKDGIGYKKIRIQPHVGGKFTHASATYQTQYGTLSSGWKLQDEVLTLTAEIPVNTTATIYIPAFAETDVLGNGQGISFVKEIQVVGMDKGYLVVKVGSGKYEFRMAYKAK encoded by the coding sequence ATGAAAAAAGTAATCTTTCTTCTTCTTGGTTTTCAATGTGTCTTTGTATTAACGTTCGCACAGGTAAAAGTTGATCAACTCAAAACTGAAAACCTAACCAACCCCATCGGGCTTGATGTGTTGCAACCATACTTCAGCTGGCAGTTAATTTCCAATCAACGGAATGTAATGCAGACTGCTTACGAAATAAGAGTAGCAACCGATGCAGCGTCATTAACAAAGGGCGATGCATGGAAGAGCGGAAAAATTACTTCCGATCAATCGATTCATGTGCCCTACAAAGGAGCTGCATTGCAATCGGGTAAAAAATATTACTGGCAGGTGCGTGTCTATTATAACAAAGGAGCAGCATCGGCATGGAGTGCAGTTGCTAATTGGCAAATGGGTTTATTAAAACCTACAGACTGGAAAGCACAATGGATCGAACCCGGCTATACCGAAGACAAAGAATTTGCAGCGCCACTCATGCGCAAAGAATTCAGCAATGGGAAGAAAATAAAATCAGCAACAGCCTACATCACTGCACATGGTTTGTACGAAGCGCAGATCAACGGCAAACGGGTAGGTGATGCTTATCTCACACCCGGCTGGACGAGTTATAACAAACGCTTACAATACCAGGCATACGATGTAACCAATTTGTTGAAAGATGGCGCCAACGCTATTGCTGTTACATTGGGCGATGGTTGGTATCGTGGCAACTTCTCGTTCGATCACCGGAGAAATATTTTCGGAAAAGATATTGCTCTGTTGTTTCAACTTGAATTGATGTATACTGATGGAACAACTGCAACCATTGCTTCTGATGCAAGCTGGAAATCATCAACAGGTGCCATCCGTTCAAACGGTATCTACCAGGGGGAGATATTCGATGCAACAAAAGAAAAGAATGGCTGGACATTGGCTGGCTATAGCGATAATAACTGGACTGCAGTAAAAACTGCCAACTTTTCAAAAGACATTTTAGTTGCCACTTATAACGAGCCCATCAAAAAACATGAAACATTTGCAACACTGAAAGTCATCACCACACCCAAAAAAGAAAAAGTGATCGACTTCGGACAAAACCTTGTGGGCTGGGTGCAGTTAAAAGTAAAAGGCAAAGCAGGCGATACCATTAAAGTATCACATGCAGAAGTGTTAGACAAGAACGGAAATTTTTATACCGAGAATCTGCGTAGTGCAAAAGCACAGGCTGTGTACGTACTCAAAGGAAATGGCGAAGAAGTTTTTGAACCGCATTTTACTTTTTTTGGTTTCCGTTACATCAAAGTGGAAGGTGTTGCAGCTGAATTGCAGCCGCAAAATTTTACAGCCGTTGCTTTGTATTCTGATATGCAGCAAACAGGCAGCTTCACTTCATCCGATACACTCATCAATCAACTGCAGCATAATATTGAATGGGGATTGAGAGGAAATTTTGTAGATGTGCCAACCGATTGTCCGCAGCGTGATGAACGTATGGGCTGGACAGGTGATGCACAGGCTTTCTTCCGCACTGCAACATTTTTACGTGGAGTAAATAATTTCTTTACCAAATGGATGAAAGATGTGTCAGCCGATCAAATTAAGAACGGCAGCATACCACATGTTATTCCGAATGTATTGGGCGAAGAAGGATGGGCAGCAGGCGGCAGTGCAGGCTGGGCCGATGTATCAACCATCATCCCATGGGAAATGTATTTGGTGTATGGCGATAAACGCATTTTAGAAAACCAGTACAGCAGCATGAAAGCATGGGTGGGTTATATGCAAAGCCAAAGCACAAATGATCTGTGGAACAAAGGCAGTCACTTTGGCGATTGGTTGTTTTACACCATGGCCGATGATAATGATGGCAATGCCGCCATCACCAATAAATACTTAATAGCACAATGCTTTTATGCATACTCCACGCAATTGCTCATTAATGCAGCAAAAGAATTAGGCAAGGCCGATGATGTGGCAACATACACCACGTTGCTGCAAAAAATAAAAACCGCATTCTTAAAAGAATACACAACGCCCAATGGTGCCACCATGAGCAACACACAAACATCGTATGTGCTGGCCCTGCAGTTCGATCTGTTTCCGGAAGAATTACGTCAGCAGGCGGCCGACCGTTTGGTGAACAACATCAAACAATACGGCAATCATTTAACCACCGGATTTTTGGGCACACCTTATTTGTGTCATGTGTTGAGTCGTTATGGTTACAGCGATGTGGCGTACACCTTGTTGTTGCAAAAAAACTATCCATCGTGGTTGTATCCTGTAACAAAAGGCGCTACTACTATTTGGGAACGTTGGGATGGTATCCGCACCAACGGCGATTTCCAGGCCATTACCATGAACTCCTTCAACCATTATGCATACGGCGCCATCGGCGACTGGATGTATCGTGTAATGGTTGGTTTGGATATCGACAAAGATGGTATCGGTTATAAGAAGATCCGTATACAACCGCATGTGGGTGGAAAGTTCACCCATGCATCCGCCACCTACCAAACACAATACGGTACACTCAGCAGTGGCTGGAAACTGCAGGACGAGGTATTAACACTCACGGCAGAAATTCCTGTCAATACAACCGCTACTATTTACATTCCTGCATTTGCAGAAACGGATGTATTAGGAAACGGTCAAGGAATTTCCTTTGTAAAAGAGATACAGGTGGTAGGAATGGACAAAGGCTATCTCGTAGTGAAAGTTGGATCGGGCAAATATGAATTTCGTATGGCGTATAAGGCGAAGTAA
- a CDS encoding HNH endonuclease: MKTYLFAWNPKKWPWEDLEKNLNELKTTGVTRQMWSCISHKSVNTGDRAFLIRLGGKKNGIVGAGYVASDSFLAKHWDGSGRLLERVNVDFEDLSFRNDDPFIPIKILKDRFPQQVWSTQASGIEIKPAIAHQLEEIWFELLQKQSKDNSSKESQEQNEGRPNKYIVTKYERNPHVRDKCIQHYGYLCQVCKIDFEKSYGEVGKDFIHVHHLNPLASIRSIHQIDPIKDLKPLCPNCHSMAHRRKVPFTIEELKKIYKKNTNQ, from the coding sequence ATGAAGACTTACTTATTTGCATGGAATCCTAAGAAATGGCCTTGGGAAGATTTGGAAAAAAATCTTAATGAACTAAAGACTACTGGCGTTACTCGCCAAATGTGGAGTTGTATAAGCCATAAATCCGTCAATACTGGTGATCGGGCATTTCTGATAAGGCTTGGAGGAAAAAAGAATGGTATTGTTGGCGCTGGGTATGTTGCATCAGATTCTTTTTTAGCTAAACATTGGGATGGCTCTGGCAGATTACTTGAACGTGTAAATGTTGATTTTGAAGATTTAAGTTTTCGCAATGACGACCCCTTTATTCCAATCAAAATTCTTAAGGACAGGTTTCCGCAACAAGTTTGGTCAACACAGGCATCTGGTATTGAAATTAAACCAGCAATAGCACATCAATTGGAAGAAATTTGGTTTGAACTTCTTCAAAAACAGTCAAAAGACAACTCAAGTAAAGAATCACAAGAACAGAATGAAGGACGACCAAATAAATATATCGTCACAAAATATGAGAGAAATCCTCATGTTCGAGATAAGTGTATTCAACACTACGGATATTTGTGTCAGGTTTGTAAAATTGATTTCGAAAAATCCTATGGAGAAGTTGGAAAAGATTTTATTCATGTTCACCATCTAAATCCTTTGGCATCAATTCGCAGCATCCACCAAATTGATCCTATTAAAGACTTAAAACCATTGTGTCCAAACTGCCATTCAATGGCTCATCGACGGAAAGTGCCATTCACAATAGAAGAGTTAAAAAAAATCTATAAAAAAAACACTAATCAGTAA